A single Thermoanaerobacterium sp. RBIITD DNA region contains:
- the deoD gene encoding purine-nucleoside phosphorylase has translation MSIHIGAKDGDIANTVLLPGDPLRAKYIAENFLEDSKCYNEVRGMYGFTGTYKGKRISVQGTGMGVPSLSIYVNELIESYHVKNLIRIGTCGSMQPDINVRDVILAMSSSTDSAINKIRFNGMDYAPTASFKLLKKAYDIATKKGIDVKVGNILTSDTFYHDDPDSWKLWAKFGVLAVEMETTGLYTLAAKYHVDALTILTVSDSLVTGHATTAEERQKTFTDMIEIALETVE, from the coding sequence ATGAGCATTCACATAGGAGCAAAAGATGGAGATATTGCAAATACGGTTTTATTACCAGGTGATCCATTAAGAGCTAAGTATATAGCCGAAAATTTTTTAGAGGATTCTAAATGTTACAATGAAGTACGTGGCATGTATGGATTTACGGGAACATATAAAGGCAAAAGGATATCTGTACAAGGGACAGGAATGGGTGTACCTTCATTATCTATATATGTAAATGAACTTATAGAAAGTTATCATGTAAAAAATCTAATTAGGATTGGTACTTGCGGTTCAATGCAGCCAGATATAAACGTAAGAGATGTAATACTTGCTATGAGTTCATCAACTGATTCTGCTATTAATAAAATTAGATTTAATGGTATGGATTATGCACCGACTGCTAGTTTTAAACTTTTGAAAAAAGCATATGATATTGCTACGAAAAAAGGTATTGATGTAAAAGTCGGTAATATACTTACGTCAGATACTTTTTACCATGACGATCCTGATAGCTGGAAATTGTGGGCAAAATTCGGCGTTTTGGCTGTTGAAATGGAAACAACAGGCCTTTATACACTTGCTGCAAAATATCATGTTGATGCACTAACTATATTGACTGTCAGCGACAGCCTTGTAACAGGACATGCTACAACTGCTGAAGAAAGGCAAAAAACATTTACTGATATGATTGAGATTGCACTGGAAACTGTAGAATAA
- a CDS encoding P-II family nitrogen regulator: MKMVRAIVRPEKAEDVVDGLAEAGYFSLTKMSVFGRGKQKGIKLGTIHYDELPKTMIMMVVEDENVDEVIKIINDKAYTGNYGDGKIFVNPVDEAYTVRTGSKEL; encoded by the coding sequence ATGAAAATGGTTCGTGCAATAGTTAGGCCTGAGAAGGCGGAAGATGTTGTAGATGGGCTGGCAGAAGCAGGATATTTTTCACTGACAAAGATGAGTGTTTTTGGAAGAGGAAAACAAAAGGGTATTAAGTTAGGAACTATACATTACGATGAACTTCCCAAAACAATGATCATGATGGTTGTGGAAGACGAGAATGTGGATGAGGTCATAAAGATCATAAACGACAAGGCCTATACAGGTAATTATGGTGACGGAAAAATTTTTGTAAATCCGGTAGATGAAGCTTACACAGTAAGAACAGGTTCAAAAGAACTGTAG
- a CDS encoding GNAT family N-acetyltransferase translates to MKEIEYIDTKLNNFKIRYAQENDVSIILEFIKELASYEKLNDQVVATEDILKRSLFDRKVAEVLIGEYDCKPVCYAIFFYNFSTFTGKPGIYLEDIYVKPEYRNKGIGKIILTYIAKLATDRDCSRFEWACLDWNEPSINFYKSLGAVPMDEWTVYRLEGDSIKKLAEKF, encoded by the coding sequence GTGAAAGAAATAGAATACATCGATACAAAACTAAATAATTTTAAAATAAGATATGCTCAAGAAAATGATGTCTCAATTATATTAGAATTTATTAAAGAATTGGCCTCATATGAAAAGCTAAACGATCAAGTTGTAGCGACCGAAGACATTTTAAAAAGATCCTTATTTGATAGAAAAGTTGCTGAAGTTTTGATTGGGGAATATGATTGCAAACCTGTTTGTTATGCAATTTTCTTTTATAATTTTTCCACTTTTACTGGAAAACCGGGTATATATCTTGAAGATATATATGTTAAACCTGAATATAGAAATAAAGGTATAGGCAAAATAATACTTACATATATAGCAAAGTTAGCAACTGATAGAGATTGTAGTAGATTTGAATGGGCTTGCCTTGATTGGAATGAGCCATCAATTAATTTTTATAAAAGCCTTGGAGCTGTGCCAATGGATGAATGGACAGTATACAGGTTAGAAGGTGATTCTATAAAAAAACTTGCCGAAAAATTTTAA
- a CDS encoding nitrogenase component 1: MEIKKIPIEGITYDQIKIEKIPATPGYKERDPELVPSENRTVVINPNRTCMPLGAMIATLGIHKAIPLVQGAQGCTTYVRYTFCRVYKEPAVIATSSFHEDAAVFGGRKNLIEAIRNLVLRYNPEMIGVITTCSSEIMGDDIENFIKAAQKRLVSEVGEEKAYGIKIVPIHTPSFAGSHVKGYDNASQAYLQYVATEKTGINNKVNIIPGIITPGDIREIKHLLKEMGVEGIILFDISDTLDAPLRPPQSIPYYPRGGTKLEEIEDMANSLATFALCRDSGGSGAEYLKSKFDIPSFLGPIPIGVHNTDLFLNRLSELTGKAVPESILDERGWLLDSMADTFHHTMMKKVAIFGDPDVTVGVTRFVCELGMEPVAVSSGTKSPTFTQEIEEIAKEYECSPKIMNGSDLFEFEEYIRTKDIDIILGNSRGVDISKEMQVPLVRFGFPVYDRFGYQKRPIVGYRGGELLLENIVNSIINYEYPDDRTQQL, translated from the coding sequence ATGGAAATTAAAAAAATACCAATTGAAGGTATAACATATGACCAGATAAAAATAGAGAAAATACCGGCAACTCCTGGATACAAGGAAAGGGATCCAGAGCTGGTACCATCAGAGAACAGGACTGTTGTTATAAACCCAAACAGAACATGTATGCCTCTGGGTGCTATGATTGCAACCTTGGGGATTCACAAAGCAATTCCCTTAGTGCAGGGTGCTCAAGGTTGTACGACTTACGTACGTTATACTTTTTGCAGGGTATACAAAGAACCTGCCGTTATTGCAACATCTTCTTTCCATGAAGATGCGGCAGTTTTTGGGGGAAGAAAAAACCTTATTGAGGCTATCAGAAACCTTGTTCTCAGGTACAACCCTGAAATGATTGGTGTTATAACTACGTGTTCCAGTGAAATAATGGGGGATGATATTGAAAATTTTATTAAGGCAGCACAAAAAAGGCTGGTTAGTGAAGTTGGAGAAGAAAAAGCATATGGAATAAAAATCGTGCCGATTCATACCCCCAGTTTTGCAGGTTCTCATGTTAAAGGATATGACAATGCTTCCCAGGCATATTTACAGTATGTAGCTACGGAGAAAACCGGGATTAATAATAAAGTAAATATAATTCCAGGGATAATAACACCGGGTGATATACGAGAAATCAAGCATCTTCTTAAAGAAATGGGCGTGGAAGGCATAATACTATTTGACATTTCCGATACTCTTGATGCACCTTTACGTCCGCCTCAATCAATTCCTTATTACCCTAGAGGAGGTACAAAATTAGAGGAAATAGAAGATATGGCTAACTCTTTGGCTACCTTTGCACTGTGCAGAGATTCAGGAGGAAGCGGAGCAGAGTATTTAAAGAGCAAGTTTGACATACCATCATTTTTAGGGCCCATACCTATTGGTGTCCACAATACGGATCTTTTTTTAAACAGGTTAAGTGAACTTACGGGAAAAGCCGTACCTGAAAGTATTCTCGATGAAAGGGGATGGCTGTTAGATTCGATGGCAGACACGTTCCATCACACAATGATGAAAAAGGTAGCAATCTTTGGCGATCCCGATGTAACGGTAGGAGTTACGAGGTTTGTATGTGAATTGGGTATGGAACCGGTGGCTGTGTCGAGTGGTACCAAGAGTCCGACTTTTACACAGGAAATTGAGGAAATTGCAAAAGAATATGAATGTTCTCCTAAGATAATGAACGGAAGCGATCTTTTTGAGTTTGAGGAATATATACGAACAAAGGATATTGATATTATCCTTGGAAATTCAAGAGGAGTGGACATATCAAAAGAGATGCAAGTTCCTTTGGTTCGTTTTGGTTTTCCCGTGTATGATAGGTTTGGCTATCAAAAGAGACCTATTGTTGGCTACAGAGGAGGAGAACTTTTGTTGGAGAATATCGTTAATTCTATCATCAACTATGAATATCCTGATGATAGAACTCAACAGCTGTAG
- a CDS encoding type I phosphomannose isomerase catalytic subunit, with the protein MQPLKFKPIFMERIWGGDTLKTKYGFDIPEGKKIGELWCISDNRTAVSEVDGGNYDGKKLDVLARQHSNEIYGDNKKYERFPLLIKLIDAHDKLSVQVHPDDDYAYKYENGDLGKTEMWYIVDAKPGAKLVCGLKEGTTKEQFKKLLDEGKLEDCLNEIDVNPGDVIYIQSGMVHAIGDGILICEIQQNSDLTYRVYDYNRVDANGKKRTLHVDKALDVIDFNLKSDKVIPKYNKIQGGTYAEAVKSKYFNTDVINVETSVSIDTNGTFNTLTVLNGNCKLMCENDEIYLKSGESILIPASINKYNLTGKCKVIKSYV; encoded by the coding sequence ATGCAACCATTGAAATTCAAACCTATATTCATGGAGAGAATATGGGGTGGTGATACTTTAAAGACAAAATACGGTTTTGACATTCCAGAAGGTAAAAAGATTGGTGAACTATGGTGCATATCGGATAATCGAACAGCTGTAAGTGAAGTTGACGGTGGCAATTACGATGGGAAGAAATTAGATGTATTAGCAAGACAGCATAGTAACGAGATATATGGTGATAATAAAAAATATGAAAGATTCCCTCTATTGATAAAGCTTATTGATGCACATGATAAATTATCTGTTCAAGTTCATCCTGATGATGATTATGCATATAAATATGAAAATGGTGACCTTGGTAAAACCGAAATGTGGTATATAGTCGATGCGAAACCAGGTGCAAAACTTGTATGTGGATTAAAAGAAGGCACAACTAAAGAACAATTTAAAAAATTACTTGATGAAGGAAAATTAGAGGACTGCTTAAACGAAATAGATGTGAATCCCGGTGATGTTATCTATATTCAGTCAGGAATGGTACATGCAATAGGTGATGGCATACTTATATGTGAAATCCAACAGAATTCTGACCTGACATATAGAGTTTATGACTATAACAGAGTCGATGCAAATGGTAAAAAGAGGACATTACACGTAGATAAAGCTTTAGATGTTATAGACTTTAATTTAAAAAGCGATAAGGTTATTCCGAAGTATAATAAAATACAAGGCGGTACATATGCAGAAGCAGTAAAATCTAAGTACTTTAATACAGATGTTATTAATGTGGAAACATCTGTAAGTATAGATACGAATGGGACATTTAATACATTGACAGTGCTTAATGGTAATTGTAAATTAATGTGCGAAAATGATGAAATATATCTTAAAAGCGGTGAGTCAATATTAATTCCCGCATCAATAAATAAATATAATCTTACTGGAAAATGCAAAGTTATAAAGTCCTATGTGTAG
- the nifH gene encoding nitrogenase iron protein, whose amino-acid sequence MTRKVAFYGKGGIGKSTTQQNTAAAAAHFFGKKVFIHGCDPKADCTRLILGGKPQETIMDTLREEGEDAVTLDKVVKKGFKDIKCVESGGPEPGVGCAGRGVITAINLMEELGAYSTDLDFIHFDVLGDVVCGGFAMPIREGKAQEVYIVASGEMMAIYAANNICRGLIKYAEQSGVRLGGIICNSRNVDGERELIEEFCSALGTQMIHFVPRDNIVQKAEFNKKTVVEFDPECNQAKEYRELARKIIENDMFVIPKPLSMDDLEKLVIKYGLLD is encoded by the coding sequence ATGACAAGAAAAGTGGCATTTTATGGAAAAGGCGGGATTGGTAAATCAACCACACAACAGAATACTGCAGCAGCAGCAGCACATTTTTTCGGAAAGAAAGTCTTTATTCATGGATGTGATCCGAAAGCCGATTGTACTCGCTTAATTCTTGGCGGTAAACCTCAGGAAACAATAATGGATACTCTCAGGGAAGAGGGTGAAGATGCAGTAACATTGGATAAGGTTGTTAAAAAAGGTTTTAAAGACATTAAATGTGTCGAATCTGGTGGACCTGAACCTGGTGTAGGTTGTGCGGGTCGAGGAGTTATAACTGCTATTAATTTAATGGAAGAATTGGGTGCTTATTCAACTGACCTTGACTTTATACATTTTGATGTTTTAGGTGACGTTGTCTGCGGAGGGTTTGCGATGCCCATACGTGAAGGAAAGGCTCAGGAAGTTTATATTGTTGCATCAGGTGAAATGATGGCAATATATGCGGCAAATAATATATGCCGAGGTCTTATTAAGTATGCTGAACAAAGCGGTGTAAGATTGGGAGGTATCATATGCAATAGCCGTAATGTTGACGGTGAGAGGGAGCTTATTGAAGAGTTTTGCTCGGCCCTGGGAACGCAGATGATTCATTTTGTTCCAAGAGACAACATTGTTCAGAAAGCAGAGTTTAACAAAAAAACAGTAGTAGAATTTGACCCCGAATGTAATCAGGCAAAGGAATATAGAGAACTTGCACGAAAAATTATTGAAAATGATATGTTTGTAATACCCAAACCTTTATCTATGGATGATTTGGAAAAACTGGTTATCAAGTATGGCCTCTTAGATTAA
- a CDS encoding P-II family nitrogen regulator gives MKEVIAIIRSNKITATKEALDNIGFPGMTAAAVLGRGKQKGIAGEVSFSINPELLEKGKNAGMKYVPKRMISLVVNDDDVEEVVKTIIKVNQTGQTGDGKIFVCPIENVVRVRTRESGKKAIM, from the coding sequence ATGAAAGAGGTGATTGCAATCATCAGATCCAATAAAATTACAGCAACTAAAGAAGCTTTAGACAATATAGGATTTCCGGGAATGACAGCAGCTGCAGTGTTGGGGCGAGGTAAACAAAAGGGTATAGCCGGGGAAGTTAGTTTTAGTATTAATCCTGAACTGTTGGAAAAAGGGAAAAACGCTGGTATGAAATATGTACCCAAAAGGATGATATCCCTCGTTGTAAATGACGATGATGTGGAGGAAGTTGTAAAAACTATAATAAAGGTTAATCAGACAGGTCAGACAGGAGATGGCAAAATTTTTGTATGTCCTATAGAGAATGTTGTAAGGGTGAGAACAAGGGAAAGTGGCAAGAAGGCTATTATGTAA
- the mnmA gene encoding tRNA 2-thiouridine(34) synthase MnmA, whose translation MVENNKNTKIVVGMSGGVDSSVSALLLKEQGYDVIGIFMKNWDEKDDSGYCTAAEDYEDVVRVCDQIGIPYYSINFTEEYWNRVFKYFLNEYKNGRTPNPDVMCNKEIKFKAFLDFSLKIGADFIATGHYARVEYSDGEYKMLKGVDKNKDQTYFLCELGQEQLSKTIFPVGNLNKSEVREIARKAGLKTANKKDSTGICFIGERKFKEFLSRFLPAQPGEIRSLSGKVLGKHDGLMYYTLGQRKGLGIGGIGTGEPWFVVDKDIKNNILYIAQGDKNPALYSYALFAVNLNWISKEKISDSFKCKAKFRYRQPDQDVTVYMKDKGCFVIFDKPQRAVTPGQFVVFYDGEYCLGGGVIDSIVKEKNLIKNYI comes from the coding sequence ATGGTAGAAAACAATAAAAATACAAAAATCGTTGTAGGAATGTCTGGTGGTGTTGACTCCTCTGTATCTGCATTATTGTTAAAAGAACAAGGATATGATGTAATAGGAATTTTTATGAAGAATTGGGATGAAAAAGACGATTCTGGCTATTGCACGGCAGCAGAAGATTATGAGGATGTTGTTAGAGTTTGTGATCAGATTGGCATTCCATATTATTCTATAAATTTCACTGAAGAATATTGGAACAGGGTATTTAAATATTTTCTTAATGAATACAAAAATGGCAGAACCCCAAATCCCGATGTGATGTGCAACAAGGAAATAAAATTTAAAGCATTTCTTGATTTTTCTCTGAAAATTGGTGCGGATTTTATAGCAACAGGTCATTATGCACGGGTAGAATACAGCGATGGAGAATATAAGATGCTAAAAGGTGTTGATAAAAATAAAGACCAAACATATTTTTTATGTGAATTAGGCCAAGAACAGTTATCAAAAACAATTTTTCCAGTTGGGAATCTTAATAAATCAGAAGTTAGAGAGATTGCAAGAAAAGCAGGTCTTAAAACGGCTAATAAAAAAGACAGCACAGGGATATGCTTTATCGGTGAAAGGAAATTTAAAGAGTTTTTAAGTCGATTTTTGCCTGCACAGCCTGGTGAAATAAGAAGCCTTTCAGGTAAAGTTCTTGGTAAACATGACGGTCTTATGTATTACACTTTAGGGCAGAGAAAAGGTCTTGGTATAGGTGGTATAGGTACAGGCGAGCCGTGGTTTGTCGTTGATAAGGATATAAAAAATAATATACTTTATATAGCTCAAGGTGATAAAAATCCCGCATTATATTCATATGCATTATTTGCAGTAAACCTTAATTGGATAAGCAAGGAGAAAATAAGTGATTCATTTAAATGCAAGGCAAAATTTAGGTACAGGCAACCAGATCAAGATGTCACGGTATACATGAAGGATAAAGGCTGTTTTGTAATATTTGATAAACCACAAAGGGCTGTTACACCCGGACAGTTCGTGGTATTTTATGATGGAGAATATTGTCTTGGTGGTGGAGTGATAGATAGTATAGTTAAAGAAAAAAATTTGATTAAGAATTATATTTAA
- the modA gene encoding molybdate ABC transporter substrate-binding protein, which produces MQVYWRNKLYLIVIFILIFAVILAGCSEQGKNDAIVIYAGMGLKEPLQKVAQEFSNKYKCEVNFTFSDYKTLTKKIEDGSKADIFIAPPNYMEDLKGKVVSDHYQKLTVKIPVMVVAKKNPKSITSLEDLKKPDVKLALPDQAQSHLVGGCVGDEILKKAKLSEKVHLVKPAPTTIEGLVKAVTDGSADATIIWNDQVEKYDKGDITIVKLPQFGQAIMCALLKEAPNRKDSEKFLDFIYSRKGGNLF; this is translated from the coding sequence ATGCAGGTTTATTGGAGAAATAAATTATATCTCATAGTTATATTTATATTAATTTTTGCAGTTATTTTGGCGGGTTGTAGTGAGCAGGGAAAAAATGATGCTATTGTTATCTATGCAGGCATGGGTTTAAAGGAGCCTTTGCAAAAAGTAGCGCAAGAATTTTCTAATAAGTATAAATGTGAAGTAAATTTTACGTTTTCCGATTATAAAACTTTAACAAAAAAAATTGAGGATGGAAGCAAAGCAGATATCTTTATTGCTCCTCCTAATTATATGGAAGATTTAAAAGGAAAAGTGGTGTCGGATCATTATCAGAAATTAACAGTCAAAATTCCGGTGATGGTGGTAGCAAAGAAAAATCCAAAATCAATTACTTCGCTTGAGGATTTGAAAAAGCCTGATGTGAAATTGGCACTTCCAGATCAGGCTCAATCTCACTTAGTTGGTGGTTGTGTGGGAGACGAGATACTAAAGAAAGCAAAATTATCTGAAAAGGTTCATCTGGTTAAACCTGCTCCTACAACAATAGAAGGGCTTGTGAAAGCAGTAACAGATGGTAGTGCGGATGCTACAATTATTTGGAACGACCAAGTAGAAAAGTATGATAAAGGAGATATAACTATTGTTAAATTACCGCAATTTGGGCAAGCGATAATGTGTGCTCTTTTAAAAGAAGCGCCAAATCGTAAAGATAGTGAAAAATTTCTTGATTTTATTTATTCTCGGAAGGGAGGGAATTTATTTTAA
- a CDS encoding radical SAM protein: protein MGKTYCKNKVFGHPCFGDEAHFKYGRIHLPVAPRCNIKCNYCVRRHDCANENRPGVTTKIISPMEALVKVKEAIEQEPRIKVAAVAGPGDPLSNEATFETLDLVNKEFPNLRKCLSTNGLLLSDRLEDIISCGVSTLTITINAVDPSIGKEIYSYVIYKDELYKGEEAAEILINNQLLGLKEASEAGIAVKVNTVLIPSINKNHVIEIAKEVQKRGAYIMNVMPLIPMGKFSDLSAPTVEELEEAQKNCEKFVKQFHNCRQCRADAVGVPGEEQKRVCLL from the coding sequence ATGGGAAAAACTTACTGCAAGAACAAGGTATTTGGACACCCATGTTTTGGAGATGAAGCGCATTTTAAATATGGTAGAATACACCTCCCTGTTGCGCCCCGTTGTAATATAAAGTGTAATTACTGTGTAAGGCGTCATGACTGTGCCAATGAAAATCGTCCGGGTGTTACCACTAAGATTATATCTCCTATGGAAGCCTTAGTCAAGGTTAAAGAAGCTATTGAACAAGAACCTCGCATAAAGGTTGCAGCAGTTGCTGGACCAGGCGACCCTCTTTCAAATGAAGCTACCTTTGAAACACTAGATCTTGTTAATAAAGAGTTTCCCAATCTTAGAAAATGCTTGTCAACAAATGGTTTGCTTTTATCAGATAGATTGGAAGATATAATATCCTGCGGTGTTTCTACTTTAACAATTACTATTAATGCTGTTGATCCTTCTATAGGAAAAGAAATATATTCATATGTTATTTATAAAGATGAGTTATATAAAGGTGAAGAAGCTGCAGAAATATTGATAAATAATCAATTGCTTGGCCTTAAAGAAGCATCAGAAGCTGGAATAGCAGTAAAAGTCAATACTGTTTTGATACCTTCTATAAACAAGAATCATGTGATTGAGATAGCCAAAGAAGTTCAAAAGCGTGGAGCATATATTATGAATGTCATGCCTTTGATACCCATGGGGAAGTTTTCTGACCTATCAGCACCTACAGTGGAGGAACTAGAAGAAGCTCAGAAGAACTGTGAGAAATTTGTAAAGCAGTTTCACAATTGCCGGCAGTGCCGTGCTGATGCCGTAGGTGTACCAGGGGAAGAACAAAAAAGAGTATGTTTATTATAA
- a CDS encoding nitrogenase component I subunit alpha, with protein MPFVRLECDECIPEREKHVYIHDPENPVVPACNINTIPGDMTERGCAFAGARGVIGGPIADIIAVVHSPIGCAYYTWGTRRHLSDYYAWVAPNKLSNTAFNRRYCVCTNMEEKDVVFGGMKKLKEACLEAAKLFPEAKGIIIFTTCTTGLIGDDVKSVARQVEKETGLPTFTGESPGCSGVSQSKGHHDFNMQFYRQVKALRERRPELKMKEEEKTPYDICLIGDYNMDWDLKVIKPLFEKIGIRIVATFTGNERIENLIKMMDVKLNVVHCQRSAEYIAHMIKDGFEIPFLRCSLFGIEQTSQALRETAAFFGLEDKAEKVIKEETEKIKDAIDFYRSKLTGKRVAVYVGGPRVWHWIKLLMELGMEVVAGACTFAHEDDYEKINARHPGGMLVIDAPNEYELEEMLEKYKPDLFMTGLKEKYIARKMGIPSVNSHSYEKGPYAGFTGMVNFARDIYQGIYAPVWKFIEK; from the coding sequence ATGCCGTTTGTGAGACTTGAATGTGATGAATGTATACCTGAAAGGGAAAAACACGTTTATATACATGATCCGGAAAATCCTGTTGTTCCAGCATGTAATATAAATACAATACCAGGTGATATGACAGAACGAGGATGTGCTTTTGCCGGTGCCAGAGGAGTTATAGGGGGACCTATTGCCGATATTATTGCTGTAGTTCATTCTCCTATAGGTTGTGCCTATTATACGTGGGGTACTAGGCGCCATCTCTCGGATTATTATGCATGGGTTGCTCCCAACAAGCTGAGCAATACTGCTTTTAATAGAAGGTACTGCGTATGTACCAATATGGAGGAGAAGGATGTTGTCTTTGGCGGGATGAAAAAACTTAAAGAGGCTTGTTTAGAAGCTGCTAAACTTTTTCCTGAAGCCAAGGGGATAATAATATTTACGACATGTACTACAGGTCTTATAGGTGACGACGTAAAATCTGTTGCTCGCCAGGTAGAAAAGGAAACAGGATTACCTACTTTTACTGGTGAATCACCTGGTTGTTCTGGTGTAAGCCAATCAAAAGGACATCATGATTTTAATATGCAGTTTTATCGCCAGGTTAAGGCTTTGAGGGAACGCCGTCCGGAACTCAAAATGAAAGAAGAGGAGAAAACACCTTATGATATCTGCTTAATTGGTGACTATAACATGGACTGGGATTTGAAGGTTATAAAACCGCTGTTTGAGAAAATAGGCATTCGCATTGTGGCAACTTTTACAGGGAATGAGCGCATAGAAAATCTTATAAAGATGATGGATGTAAAATTAAATGTAGTACACTGCCAGCGTTCGGCAGAATACATTGCACATATGATAAAAGACGGTTTTGAAATTCCCTTCTTGAGGTGTTCCCTTTTTGGAATTGAGCAGACATCTCAGGCATTGAGAGAAACGGCAGCGTTTTTTGGACTAGAAGATAAGGCAGAAAAGGTTATTAAAGAGGAAACGGAAAAGATAAAAGATGCTATCGATTTTTATCGTTCTAAGCTTACCGGCAAGAGAGTGGCTGTATATGTAGGAGGTCCAAGGGTATGGCACTGGATAAAATTGTTGATGGAGTTGGGTATGGAGGTCGTGGCAGGTGCCTGTACCTTTGCTCATGAGGATGACTATGAAAAGATCAATGCAAGGCATCCAGGAGGAATGTTGGTCATAGATGCACCTAATGAATATGAACTGGAAGAAATGTTAGAAAAGTATAAACCGGACCTTTTCATGACAGGTCTTAAAGAAAAGTATATTGCAAGGAAAATGGGAATACCTTCGGTCAATTCTCACTCTTATGAAAAGGGACCTTATGCAGGGTTCACTGGAATGGTAAATTTTGCAAGAGATATATATCAGGGGATTTACGCTCCTGTATGGAAATTTATAGAGAAATAA
- a CDS encoding IS110 family transposase, with protein MFYLGIDIGKNNHVASLIDEKCKILFKAFSFPNSYVGGDSLLDKLASFNISVNNVEIGMEATGHYWLSIYSFLVEKGFVIHVINPIQTDGWRKGTEIRKRKTDIIDSILIADLIRYGDFLETSLANEDTISLRNLSRFRNYLINSIGDLKRKTVCVLDQVFPEYQSIFSNIFGQTSKEILLHFNTPDDFENISSEQLQQVLSEITMKKFAMDKINEISSAAKKSFGIKFCLDSFSLQLRLLIEQINFIEKQVTDVEEQISVLLDKINSPITTIPGIGNVTAATILGEIGDISRFKNPSKLVAYAGIDASISQSGEYNSTNNKMSKRGSPYLRKALFSAALVASNCDPVFKAFYQKKRSEGKHHLTAIGAVARKLCYTICAILKNNCAYEVKLPKNDC; from the coding sequence ATGTTTTATTTAGGTATTGATATCGGGAAAAACAATCATGTAGCTTCTTTAATTGATGAAAAATGTAAAATCCTCTTTAAAGCTTTCTCTTTCCCAAACTCTTACGTTGGTGGTGATAGCTTACTTGATAAGCTTGCTTCCTTTAACATCTCTGTTAATAATGTTGAAATTGGTATGGAAGCTACGGGCCACTATTGGTTATCTATTTATTCTTTTCTTGTTGAAAAAGGTTTTGTTATTCATGTTATTAATCCTATTCAAACTGATGGTTGGCGTAAAGGAACTGAAATCAGAAAGCGCAAAACCGACATCATCGATTCTATACTAATTGCAGATCTTATTCGCTACGGTGATTTCTTAGAAACTTCTTTAGCCAACGAAGATACTATCTCTCTTCGCAATCTTTCTCGTTTTAGAAATTACCTCATCAATTCTATAGGTGACCTTAAGCGTAAGACCGTTTGTGTTTTAGATCAAGTTTTCCCCGAATATCAATCTATCTTTTCTAATATCTTTGGACAAACGTCTAAGGAAATCTTACTCCACTTTAATACGCCGGATGATTTTGAAAATATTTCTTCTGAACAATTGCAGCAGGTTTTGTCTGAAATTACTATGAAAAAATTTGCTATGGATAAAATCAATGAAATTTCTTCTGCTGCTAAAAAATCTTTTGGTATTAAGTTTTGTTTGGATAGTTTTTCTCTGCAATTAAGATTATTAATTGAGCAAATTAATTTTATCGAAAAACAGGTCACAGATGTTGAAGAGCAGATATCAGTTTTACTTGATAAAATCAATTCTCCTATTACTACAATACCTGGCATTGGCAATGTAACAGCTGCAACAATTTTAGGAGAAATAGGAGATATTTCAAGGTTTAAAAATCCATCAAAGCTTGTAGCTTATGCCGGTATTGATGCTTCTATATCACAATCAGGAGAATATAACAGTACAAATAACAAAATGAGTAAGCGAGGTTCTCCTTATCTTAGGAAAGCTCTTTTTAGTGCTGCATTAGTTGCTTCTAATTGTGACCCTGTTTTTAAGGCTTTTTACCAAAAGAAACGTTCAGAAGGCAAACATCACCTTACAGCTATTGGAGCTGTAGCACGCAAGCTTTGCTATACTATTTGTGCTATTTTAAAAAACAACTGTGCTTATGAAGTAAAACTTCCTAAAAATGATTGTTAG